The nucleotide sequence TGTGACCCCGTCACAGGCCAATTTCGTCTGGTGCCGGCACCCCGACGGCGGTCACCAACGGATCTATGAAACCCTGAAGAAGGCCCAAGTGTTGATCCGTTACATGGATTTTCCCGATTGGGGCGACGGCCTGCGAATTTCCGTCGGCACCGACGAACAGATCGACGCTTGTTTGGCCCTAATCCGACGATCAATCTAGTAGACCTGATCAATTGATCCATCCGTTGGATCGGACCGAATCGCCCCCAGCACGAACCCGCCGGGACGCACGATTCAAACCTTGGTCCTGACACGAATTCATCCCCTGGCCCCCTGCCCTTCATTGTTGATAACGCCATGGCACGCACCGCAACGATCCGCCGCAAGACCGGCGAAACCGACATCGATTTGTCGATCGATTTGGACGGCAGCGGTGCCGGTACACGAGAATCCGGAATCGGTTTTTTGGATCACATGCTGGACCTGTTGGCCAAGCATTCCTTGATCGACTTAACGGTCCGTGCCAAGGGCGACCTGCATGTCGACGATCACCACACCAGCGAAGACATTGGGATCGCACTGGGACAAGCGGTTGACCAGGCCTTGGCGGATCGGGCCGGAATCCGCCGCTACGGACACTTCACCCTTCCCATGGATGAGTGTTTGGTCACCGCGGCGGTGGACCTGGGTGGACGCTACGCGTTCGAATACCACGCGCCGATTGCGGCGGCGAAGATCGGAACCTTCGACAGCGAATTGGTCGAGCATTTTTGGCAATCGTTTGCCGCCAACGCTCGATGCAATCTACACGTGGTACTGCATCACGGCCGCAATGCACACCACATTTCCGAATGTGTCTTCAAGACAACCGCGCGGGCGATTCGCATGGCGGCCGAGAGTGATCCTCGCAGCGACGCCATCCCCAGCACCAAGGGCGTGCTGTAACGTCCGCTTGGGGTGCAGCGACATCAGACGTTCGCGTCCATTCCATCAGCGGCGTTGCACGCATTCCCAGGACACGCGTTCGCAGCAGACGCACCCCGCATGCGGGACGCTATGGCTTCACCCCGACGAAGGTCATCCGCAAAGCGTGCAAGGCCTCGGACAACACTTGTTTTTCGTCGTCGTCCAGATTGCCTTCGGTTTTGCTTTGCAGCATCTCCAGCGTATCGATCGTGTGCTTGGCCAACGGCTTGTTGGTTTGCATCTTGCCGTCAGGGCCCGGCATTTGCCCCAACAGAGTCATCGCCTGGGTGAACAGCATCGAAACCAGCACGGTGAAGGATGCTTCGGGCGGCCCACCGCCGGCAGGTCCCGCGGAAGCATCCGCCGGCGCGTCGGAGGCAACTGCAGGTTGCTCAGCGTCTGACTCGGACGCTTCCTGCTCCTTTTCTTTTTGGACCTGTTCTTTCCAGTCGCTGTCGATCACCAGTTTGGGTTCTTTTTCTTCTTCGCTCATGGTCTTTACTTAAGACAAAGAGGCTGGACCAGGGATTCAAATTCCGACCGACCGGAATTTCCCCGATGCACAGGATCGGCTGACAAGATCAAGTTTTTGCGGGATCCGCCTTTTCGCTGGATTCCACCCGCTGCTTTCGTCGCACGATGGCGGCATCGACAAAGCCCTTGAACAACGGATGGGCCTGCAACGGCTTGCTTTTGAATTCCGGGTGAAATTGTGCGGCAACGAACCAAGGATGTTCGGGGACTTCGACGATTTCCACCAGCGCCCCGTCGGGGCTGGTTCCGGCAAATCGCATCCCGTTGGCTTCATACTGTTGTCGGTATTGGTTGTTGAATTCGTACCGGTGTCGATGACGTTCGTGGATGTCTTCGCAACCATAGGCTTTTGCGGATGCACTGTGACGATCCAGGGTCGTCGGATGCGATCCCAAACGCATGGTGCCGCCCATTTCCGTCACATTGCGTTGTTCATCCAATAAACAGATCACTGGGTGCGGACTGTCTTTGTCAAATTCGGTGCTGTGGGCACCTTCCAATCCGACGACGTTGCGACCGTATTCGATGACGGCGCATTGCATGCCCAGACAAATCCCCAAAAACGGCACGCCCCGTTGCCGTGCGAACTTGATCGCTTCGACTTTGCCTTCGATGCCGCGTTCGCCGAATCCACCGGGAACCAGGATCCCATGGAATCCAGACAACAAACGCTCGGCTCCCTCACGTTCGATATCGGCACTTTGAATTCGACCGACGCGGATTTGCGCGTCTGCCGCGATACCGGCATGATCGATCGCTTCATAGATCGACTTGTACGCATCCTTGTGTTCGGCGTACTTGCCCACGACGGCAATCGACAATTCATGCCGCGGGTTTCGCAATCGATGCAGCAAATCCGTCCAAGGGGTGATGTCCAGTGACTTGGCGGACGTCAGGCCCAGTTTGTTGACGACCAATTCGTCCAGCTTGTTTTCGACCAAGGAGATGGGCACCTCATAGATCGAAAAGTCTTTGTCCTTTTCTTCGATCACCGAATCGCTGTGCACGTTACAAAACAGCGCGATCTTTTCACGTTCTTCGCGGCTGATCGAATGTTCGCAGCGACAAACCAGAATGTCCGGCTGGATCCCGATTTCACGCAACTGGCCGACGCTGTGCTGGGTGGGTTTGGTCTTCAGTTCGTCGGCGGCCTTCAGATACGGCACCAAGGTCAGGTGCATGTACAAACAGTTTTCGCGACCGACATCCAGCGAAAACTGTCGAATGGCTTCCAAGAACGGCAGACTTTCGATGTCGCCGACCGTTCCACCGATTTCGGTGATCACCACATCCACGTCATCGCCGCCCATGCGTTTGATGACGGATTTGATTTCGTTGGTAATGTGCGGAATCACCTGGACCGTCTTGCCCAGGAACTGGCCCCGACGTTCCTTTTCAATGACCGACAGGTAGATCTGTCCGGTCGTGTAATTGCAGTCGCGGGTCAGTGGGCTGGACGTGAACCGTTCATAGTGGCCCAAGTCCAAGTCGGTCTCGCTGCCGTCATCCAACACGTAGACTTCGCCGTGTTGATAGGGCGACATGGTTCCCGGATCGACGTTGATGTACGGATCCAGTTTCTGCATTCGGACCCGCAGGCCCCGCTGCTCCAGCAGCATTCCCATGGACGCGCTTGTCAGGCCTTTGCCGAGCGAACTGACCACGCCGCCGGTTACGAAGATGTGCTTTGTCATGGACGCTCAATGTAACGGTTGTCGGCGGGCGTCCTAGGCCCTTTCGGGTCGCCATCGACGCTGTGGCGTCGGCGGGTCGCCAGTGGCGGGCCTAACGTTGCGATTCGCCCCCCGGTTTCCACCAGCGACCTGGTCCGCAACCGTCGAAACGACGATCTACTTTGCTGTTTCGACGCGGTCGGCAAACAGGCGAAAATCTTCTTCGGTATCGATCCCGGGTGTCGCGGCATTGACCAGACCGATGGCGATCCGTCGACCGGCCTGGATGGCCCGCAATTGCTCCAAACGCTCGATTGATTCCAAAACGCCGCAAGCCTGACCTGCGAACCACCCCAGAAATTCGCGGCGGTAAGCGTAGAGCCCCAGATGCTGGTATCCAAGAACCGGCGCATCCGGCCCGTCGCCATGACCGGTCCCGAATTTGCCGTCACGGTCAAACGGGATCGGGGCCCGACTGAAATAGATCGCCCGCATGGCGTCGTCGAAGACGGCTTTGACACAGGCGGGGTCCTGCATCCGCTGACGGTCGCGAATGGGCGTGACCACGGTCGCCATCTCGGCATCGGCGTCATCGCAAAGCGCCCTCGCCACCCGATCAATGGCGTCCGGATCGATTTCAGGTTCATCCCCTTGGACGTTGACGAAGATGTCGGTTTGCGGCTGCTGCGTGGCGACTTCCGCCACGCGGTCGGTCCCACTGGCACAATCGACGCTGGTTCGGACGGCGTGACCGCCGAACGACAGGACTTCGTCGTACAGCCGATCGTCATCAACCGCCACGATCACCGGTGACGATGAATCACTGTGAATCGCCGTTTGCGACCGCATCGCCGCGTCGTAGGTGTGTTGCAGAACCGATTTACCGCCGGCACGCAGCAGAAGCTTTTTCGGCAACCGCGACGATGCCAGCCGAGCGGGAATGACGATTTGAATCTTCATGGTCAAGTTTTCGTGAACAGGTCTTCGTGACGAGGCGATCGTCGGGATCAATGGTCGCAGTCGAAGTGATCCCAAGGACGCCCAATGCACGGTTCGCCAGGTGCCCCGGGTACACGCATCGTGCCCCGGGGACACGGCCGCAGGCCCGACAGTGGACATCCCGACACGTTGGTGGACAAGTCGTCGCGGTCGTTGAATTTCGCATGATCGCCATGGCTTTCGACTTGACAGTCGGTATGACGGGGTGGATAGTCCGAGCAACGATTCACGGTGACGCGGTGGTCCATTTTGGCACGCCGCGTGAACAGGGAACTTCGGTGAAATTCCGAGACGGCCCGGCCGCTGTGATCGATGGCGATGACGAACCTGGGTGGCATCCACTTTGGTGACGCACATCAGCCGACCGGTCTTTCTTTCTGCCATTGTTTCCATCGACGCACCCGCGGGACACGTGACGAAACGTCCGCCCCGCAATCCGTTTAGCGAAACGAGAAGGCGACCGGGCGGACATCCATCGAGAGTCAGAAGACCTACCGCGAATCGGACGCATGCCTTGGCTCTTCGTCAGAACTAGGGTGGGACCTTCTTGGGCGAGGTCGGCGTTGTGAGAAGTCCACGGGTGTGCCAGTAATGGCATAGCTCCGCGATCTTCTCTTTGATTCATCGTCTTCCAGCGGTTGATTCTTCACGCGGCTCGTTCATTCGTCGCAGCGATGCGAACGGTACGCGATGCCACCGGTGGGATCGGTCCGTCGGGTCGGAACGAGTGCCTTGATCCAAACCGTCCAACGACAGCGACGACGCTTGACCGGGTTTACCTTGGTCGAATTGCTGGTGGTGATTGCCATCATCGGCATCTTGGTCTCGCTGTTGATGCCGGCCGTTCAGGCGGCCCGTGAAGCGGCCCGGAAAACCAAGTGCCAAAACCATTTGAAGCAGATTGGTTTGGGGCTGCACGCCTATCACAACACCCACGGTTGTTTGCCGGTGGGCTGTTTCGAATGGCGGTCGTATGGTGCACCGGCGACCAACCGCCAGTACGCCTGGTCGGCGATGCTGTTGCCGTTCATCGAGCAACAAAACCTACACGACCGAATCGATTTCAACGTCGCTTTCGACCATCCCGACAACGCTTCGGCTGCGGCCGAAATCGTGCCGACCTATGTGTGCCCCTCTGCCCTGCCCCGCGATGCCCAGCGAGGTCCCAGCGATTACGGCGGTCTGTTCGGCGAACGGTTGGTCGACCGCGAACCGGAAGACGGCGTGTTCCTGTACGACCAAAGGATTCGTTTCCGTGACATCCGTGACGGCTTGAGCCAAACGCTGATCATCGGCGAAGACGTCGGCGGTCCCCATTCGGAATGGATCAACGGGCTGAACGTGTTTGTTCAAGCCCACGGCATCAATGATTCGACCGCCTGGATCGGCGACAACGAAATCCGCAGCCAACACAGTGGCGGCGCGATGGTTTTGTACGCCGACGGTCATGTCGAATTCGAATCCGAATCGATCGACAAACAGACGCTCGGAAAACTCATCACACGATCCAAGAGTGACGTGGTGTCCGATCGACTTTAACAGCAGGTACGCCCGGAAATTTCATCCACTAACCACACATCTAGCTTTCTACACCATGAACGTTTTTCAACACATTTCCCGTCGCGGATGGATTGTCGCCGGCCTTGCCTTTTTTGTTTCGGATAGCCACGCATCCACCGTCATCGATTTTGAATCGGTGCCGGTTCCGATTCAGTCAACCTCCGCGAACTCAGGTCCCTTTCCAACAGAAACGGGAACTCAACCGGGGGCGTTTGGAGGCACCGAAGTGATTTCCGAATTCACGATCGACGGGGTCACCGTGAAGAACTACTACAATCAAGATTTTGATAGCTGGCGGGGAATCGCGGTTTCGCAACGCGGCTTACCAGCTTGGTCATCGGGCAACGATCCGATGGGCGGCTTTATTCCATTGGAATACCAAAATGACAACGACACAGTGACCATGACGGGCAATGGTGCCGGCGGATCGTCGACCTGGATCGTCGCCTCGGGTGATGGTCCCGATTCAAGTGTGGCCGCTGGTCTGTTCACCTCTTCGTTGGAAGCCAGCAACGGCTCCTTTTTTCAATCCATTGACGTACAGATCACTCAGACCGCGGCGCATGTGGTACAGAACGGCAGCGGATTCACGGATCCGATGGGAAGTTCGGGCGGAAACGAGTTCCTAAGCGTCCGCTTCTACGACATTTCCACCGGAACCGCCGGCTCATTCGTCGAAGTCGACTTGGCCACCTTCACCGTTGGTGATACTGGCCCCGTCCTGCTAAATGATTGGACCACCGTGGATCTGAGTGTCTTGGGCGAGGCGACCGCTATCGGTTTGGACTTTGTCGGGAGTGATTCGGGAAGCTTTGGCGTTAATCTGCCCGCATATGTCGCCATGGACAATGTCACGGTGTCAGCCGTTCCCGAGCCGTCGATGCTGGCGGTCTTGCTGGGCGGGTCGACACTGGCGGCGACGCGCCTGCGTCGGCGACGAAACGCACTGGCCGGCCAATCGGTCTCGACCGATAACCAGGAATCGGAGAAGGTGCGTGCCTGAGACTCCCCCGGAAATCGAAAGCACCCTGTCGCATTCGCCGGTCCCGGCATCCGGCGGGGCCGGATCCCCGGCTTCTCAGCCGCCTGTCCCCACCGGCGTGGTTGCGTCGCCCTGCGTTCGCCAATGCCTGCTCAACGGCCAAGGGATTTGCACGGGGTGTTTTCGGCACAGCCAAGAAATCGGCCTGTGGTCGGCAGCAAGCAACCAACAGAAACAACAGATTGTGGCAGCGGCAATGCGACGCCGTGCCGAAATCCTTATCGACCGTTAAACTTGGCGGACGGTCCACGCCGATCCGCCACGCTTTGAACCCACTTTATCCGTTTTCCATCAGGACACTTGTCATGAAATCGTCGACACCGCGTGATTCCCAGTGGCTGCCCGAATTGTCTTCCGCACGATCGGCCGTGGCCGTTGCAGCAGCCATGGTGGCGATCGGCTTGGTCAGCCGTTTCCTGCCTCACCCGCCCAACTTTTCGCCCATCGGATCGTTGGCGTTGTTCGGCGGCGCGATGTTCGCATCGCGGCGGATGGCCGTCCTGGTTCCGCTGGCTGCAATGCTGATCAGCGACATGTTCTTGGGCTTTCACGTGGCGATGTGGGCCACCTATGGGTGCTTCGCCGCCAGCGTGATGCTGGGGCGTTGGATCCGCCGGCAACCGGGCGTGATGCGAATTGCCACCGCCGGCCTGGCCAGTTCGACCCTGTTTTTTGTGATGACCAATCTGGCCGTCTGGATGAAGTGGTACGACCCGTCGTTGGCCGGCCTGGTGACCTGCTTCACCGCCGCCATCCCGTTCTTCCAAAACACGTTGGCCAGCGACGCGATCTTCACCGTCGCGATGTTCGGTTCGGCTGCGCTGGCCAGCCGTCCGGTCACGCAACTTCGGCCGCTTGCACAAGCTGTTTGATCGTCTGACGCAGCAAATCGGTGCCGCCAAATTCCATCCCCAGCGACCGAATCTTTTCGGTCGCCATCGGATGACCTGCCGATTTGGCCGGACCTGTAAAGCGTGCCGAAGTGTGGCCCAACGACTGGACGCACTGCGCGACTTCGACCTCGCTGAAGAATCGGTCACAACAGTTGAATGTCTGACCGGCGACTTTCGACTGCGGTGCGGTTAAGACCAGTCCAATGGCTTTGGCCACATCGGCGGCGTGCACGCACTTTCCACCGCCGGTCGCGGCAACTTCTTTGCCGTCGACCAAGTCTTTGACCAGTGCATACCAGCGGCTGTCGCTGATCGGATCATCCACGCCATAGATGGTCGGCGGACGCACGGTGGCAGCCGCCAATCGGCCGGACAGACCATACGCGTGCACCAAATCTTCGGCCGACGCTTTGGCGGCCCCGTAAAAGCTGCCCGGTCGATGCGGGTGGTCTTCATCCAACGCGAGTCCCTGGACCACATGTTGGTGAACCGCACCGGAGGACACGAAGACCAAGCGGTTGATTCCCCGATCCGTTGCACTCTGCAACAAACGAAGTGTGCCCAACACATTGGTGTCAAAGTAGCCGACCGGGTCATCCGGATGATCCATGAAGGAATCGCCGCCTCGCATCAGACCGGCATGCACCACCGCATCGGCTCCGTCGGTCAATCAATCAAGGGACGCCGGATCAGCCAAGTCGCCTTGCATCCAATGCAGGCCTTGGCGATCGGGTCCCGGATCATCGCGGCGCGTCAGGGCAACGACTTGATGCCCCAATTCATCGACGAGGTGACGGATGACGTATCGTCCCAAGAATCCGCTGCCGCCGGTCAATGCAATCTTCATGCAAGCCAGCATGGGCGCAGTGCGTGATGGGATCAACCCACCGCCACGGTGGCGATGAGCTTTGCACCGGCATGCCGAATCGGGATCACACTTCCTGCAGGACCGTATGTGCCGCGTCGACATTGGTGCCGTTGTCCGCCACATCCGATTGCGGCGGCGGGGCCGTTGCCGCTGTGCCGCCGAGTTCTGTTTTCAGACGCTCGTTTTCGCGTCGAAGATCCAACAGTTCTTCGCGCAATTCGTTGAAGGGATCTTGCAGATCGCTCCAGAAATCGGACCCGCGAAAAAAGATCGGCTCTTCACTTTGTCCCGCACACAGACGGATCATTTCACGACGCAGGCGAAATACGGGACCGGCGAATCGATTACTGAGCTTCAGCAGGTCATAGGCGAACAATGGTGCCAACAAAATCAAGGCCGGAACCCAATAGATCGCTTCGTCAAAGAATCGTAGCGCTGTGTCGAACCAACCCACGTCGGGATTGATCATTGACTGGGCAAAAAATTGAATGACGGTGAAGTACGTCGCCAAAGCGCCGCCGTGAAGGGCTGCTCGAAGCAGCAGCGCCGATTGAACGTCTTTCTCAATCAGCAGTTGTTCGCGAGGCGCGGAACGTTGGTCGCTCTTATTAAACATGGATTTCTACACCTAAGGTGTATGGTGGCAGTGGGGCATGTTGGGAGCATCGGGGCAGACGCCCTGCTTGATTGTCTTTCCGCACGAACGTTGTGGGCGCGGCGATCGTGTGAGAATCGCACCAACGTGCCTGTCGGGAGGGTGAGTCCCGTCGGGCTCCTTGCGAAAAGCAGGCCGGTCAAGCAAACCGGCGTGGATTCTTAGTTGCCTAAAGCACCGACGATGGCTTCGCCGGAATTGTCAAAGCTTTCTTTCGTCTGAATCGTTAAAAAGCTGACCGAGGCGATACAGACCGCGATGATCAACGCCAACATGACGGCGTATTCGACCGCCGTCGTCGCTTCTTCGTCGGTGGCGAACCGACCGACGCAACGGATGGTTTTTCGTAGGTTCATCGCGAGTGTCAAAGACTGGGCGTTTTGGCAACGGTGTTTAAGCAACTTGGAACAATGGAAACCTAGGTCGCTGCGCTGGAACGAAACCGTCATCGGCCGGTTCAGGGGCATTTCCATCGACCGGCCATGTTCAGCTGTACCGATATTCGCGATTATGCTGATACTGCCACGATCCAATCGCTCGGCGGGATCGTACAAGCCCCATTCGCCCGGGGGTCCCGGCGGCCCGGCGGATGATCGGGGTGTGTCGGCCGAAGCCGTCGTTTTTAGATGTCCAAACCTTTCCCCGCTGCATTCCCCGAACGGTGACCATGCTAGGCCCGGTCTTCAATCGCGAAGCGATCGTCACGCCCAAGCGTCCGCAAACGTATCTGTCGCGGGGAATCTATGTCGGTGCACTGTTTTTGCTGCTGTGCACGGGCTATCTGGTGCTGGACGGTTCGCGTTCATTGGCCACGACGTCGGATTCGGCTCGCTTCGGCGGTTTCATGTTCGCCCTGCTGGCCCCGTTGCAACTGCTGGTCCTTTCCGCCCTGGCCGCGGTGGGGGCGGCGGGCAGTGTCGCCCAGGAAAAGGACCGGCGGACGCTGATCTTGCTGTTGCTGACGCGTCTGAGCGGGTTCGAAGTGGTGGGTGGTAAATTGACCGCGACCCTGCTGTCTCCCTTGTCGCTGTTGATTTGTGGGCTGCCCGTCTTTTTGACGTTTCCGCTGCTGGGCGGTGTTTCCCCCCAACAAGTTTTCAGTGTGTTTGCGGTCACCGCCGCCATGATCGTCCTGTCGGGAACGGTGGGCACGGTCATCGGTTTGTGGCGCGAGAAAACGTTCCAAGCGATCGCGTTGACCGTTTTGACGTTGTTGTTGTTCCTGGGTCTGGGCGAAGCGATCGCGACCCTGGTCCCACTGCCGACGTCCTGGAAGTTAGCCGTCAGCCCGATCCGCGCACTGACCGCTGCGGCGTCGCCGCTATCCAGTCTGCAGGGTGATGTGCTTGCCGGTGTGGTGCTGTTCGTCTTGCTTGCGTCGGCCCTGTCGGTGGCCTTGCTGATCTACGGCGTCGTGATGGTCCGCATCTGGAACCCATCCCGCGAAGTCCGTTTCAAGGCCCCCGAAGCGGAAAACAGCGTGGACGTCGAACCTTCCGGCGAACCAGCCAGTTGGAAAGTCCGCCAACCACGTGCCGTTTGGGACAATCCGGTGCTGTGGCGCGAAGTCCGCACGTGGGCGTATGGTCGCAAGGTGTTGATCATCCGTGCCACTTTCGTAGTTCTGTTCGCGATCGTCGCGGCATCCATTGCCTGGCAGGTCCGCAGCGGCGTCGCGTTGGAACCGGCCGGCCGCATCGATCGCGCCCTGCCTTCGGCCACCATCCCAGTGGCCATCCTGGGCGTGGTCAGCCTGGTGCTTGTCAACGCGTTGGCGGTCAACAGCATCACCGGCGAACGCGACGGACTGGCGTTGGACCTGTTACTGGTCACCGACCTCTGCCCGCGTGAATTCATCTTCGGGAAATTGCTGGGCGTCCTGTACGTTGCCAAGGAAATGATTGTTCTGCCGATCCTGCTGCTGATCTACATGGGGGCCAGCGATGTGATGACTTGGGAGAACACGATTTATGCGGTATTGGGTGCGTTGGTCTTGTACATCTTTGTATCGATGCTGGGCATTCACACGGGGCTGAATTACGTCGCCGGTCGAACCGCCACCATGGCCAGTTTGGGAACCGTGTTTTTCTTGTGCGTGGGAATCGCGATTTGCATGACGATCATGGTCAGTTTCCGCGGCGCGTTCCAATTACAACTGGCACCATTCCTGGTGATGATTCTGGGTGGTGGCGCGGCATTGTTCGCTTCGCTGGGGTGGCGGAACCCGTCCAGCGCGATCTTTGCGGCGTCATTCTTTTTGCCGTTGATCACGTTCTATGCGATCACCCAATTCTTGCTGCAAATGGACCACCTGTACGTCGTTTCGGCACTGGTGGCGGGCTACGGTTTTGCGGTGGCCGCCATGATGATTCCGGCGCTCAGCGAATTCGACGTCTGCTTGGAACCGGACCGTGGCGGGACCGGAGAATCGACCTAGATGCGCTGCATGGGCACGTTTTGGACGACGCTGCAATCCACCCTGGAGGTGACCGCCGAACGTTGGGGTTGGATCGCCGCCATGATCGCGCTGATCTTGCTGAGCGCTTTCTTTAGCGGCAGCGAAGCCGCCTTGTTTTCGCTACGCGATCGCGACCGCCGCCGATTGCGGATGTCCGGGTTACCCGGTCAGATCGCAGACCGTTTGTTGCAAAACCCCGAACACTTGTTGTCAGCCATTCTGTTTTGGAATTTGCTGATCAACATGACCTACTTTGCCATCGCGGCCATCGTCGGTGGGCAACTGGAAAGCAACGCATCGACCGGTTCGACCGGTGCGGTGTTGTTCACGGTGGGCAGCTTGTTGGCGATCATCTTTCTAAGCGAGATGTTGCCAAAAAGCATCGCGGTCGTTTCCCCGACGCGTTTTTCGATCGTCGTGGCTTTGCCGTTGCAGTGGGCGGTGCGTTTGATCAGCCCTGCCCTGCCCATGATTCGTTCGTCCAACGCAATCGCGCGACGGTTGTTGTGGCCGACCTTTCGCGCCGAGCCCGAGTTGGACCTGACGGATATTGAACGCGCGATCGAACTGGGGACCGACGATGCGGCGCTGCGACGGCGCGAACGCGAGGTCTTGCGACGGTTGGTCAGCCTGTCGGATTTGCGGGCCGATGAATTGATGCGACCACGCGGACGATTGAATCTGATGACGCCGACTGGCAAACGTGAAGTGATTCAAAAATGCGTTGCCGAAGATGGGTATCTGTATTTCGCGGACGAAGACGACGAAGCCATCGTATCGGCGCTGCAATTGCGAACGATGCGTCCGAATCGATGGAAACGCCAAGCACATCATCACGAATTGGCTGCCCAAGCAACCAATGTGATCTACGCGCCGTGGACGGCCAAAATTGCTGCGGTGTTCGACCAATTGGTCACCGAAGAACGAAACGTTGCCGTGATTGTCAACGAGTTCGGTGAATCCATCGGCGTGGTGACGATGGAAGATCTATTGCGTCACATCCTGGGTTCATCCGACGCGGGACCGGGCGGGCTGGCTGAAATTGACGTGATCGGCCCCGACCGTTGGCGTCTGTCCGGATCCGTTCGCCTTCGTTCGCTGGTCGAATTGCTGGGCGTCGACGAACCCGCCGAGCGCGCCGCCACGGTGGCGGGCTATATCCAGCGTTGTAACGAACGTTTGCCGCGTCCGGGTGATTCTGCCGCATTGGATCGTTTCGTGCTGACCGTGTTGTCGGAATCCGACGATGATCTGTTGATCGACGTGTCGGCGGGACGCATCAATGATGACGGGGAGGACGGCACACCGTGATCGCGATCGCATTGTTCTTGGTCGGACTGGCGCTCAGCGCGTTTTTCAGCGGCAGTGAAACGGGGCTGTATCGCGTCTCGCGCACGCGTCTGGTGCTGGACGGTCTGGACGGGTCTTGGTCGGCCCGTTGGATCGTCTGGCTTTTGAATCATCCGGCCATCTTTGTTGCCACCACACTGGTCGGTAACAACGTGGCGAATTACCTGACCAGCGTTGCCGTGGTGATCGCGGTTCAGCATTGGTTCA is from Crateriforma conspicua and encodes:
- the hisB gene encoding imidazoleglycerol-phosphate dehydratase HisB → MARTATIRRKTGETDIDLSIDLDGSGAGTRESGIGFLDHMLDLLAKHSLIDLTVRAKGDLHVDDHHTSEDIGIALGQAVDQALADRAGIRRYGHFTLPMDECLVTAAVDLGGRYAFEYHAPIAAAKIGTFDSELVEHFWQSFAANARCNLHVVLHHGRNAHHISECVFKTTARAIRMAAESDPRSDAIPSTKGVL
- a CDS encoding DUF1844 domain-containing protein is translated as MSEEEKEPKLVIDSDWKEQVQKEKEQEASESDAEQPAVASDAPADASAGPAGGGPPEASFTVLVSMLFTQAMTLLGQMPGPDGKMQTNKPLAKHTIDTLEMLQSKTEGNLDDDEKQVLSEALHALRMTFVGVKP
- a CDS encoding CTP synthase, which produces MTKHIFVTGGVVSSLGKGLTSASMGMLLEQRGLRVRMQKLDPYINVDPGTMSPYQHGEVYVLDDGSETDLDLGHYERFTSSPLTRDCNYTTGQIYLSVIEKERRGQFLGKTVQVIPHITNEIKSVIKRMGGDDVDVVITEIGGTVGDIESLPFLEAIRQFSLDVGRENCLYMHLTLVPYLKAADELKTKPTQHSVGQLREIGIQPDILVCRCEHSISREEREKIALFCNVHSDSVIEEKDKDFSIYEVPISLVENKLDELVVNKLGLTSAKSLDITPWTDLLHRLRNPRHELSIAVVGKYAEHKDAYKSIYEAIDHAGIAADAQIRVGRIQSADIEREGAERLLSGFHGILVPGGFGERGIEGKVEAIKFARQRGVPFLGICLGMQCAVIEYGRNVVGLEGAHSTEFDKDSPHPVICLLDEQRNVTEMGGTMRLGSHPTTLDRHSASAKAYGCEDIHERHRHRYEFNNQYRQQYEANGMRFAGTSPDGALVEIVEVPEHPWFVAAQFHPEFKSKPLQAHPLFKGFVDAAIVRRKQRVESSEKADPAKT
- the kdsB gene encoding 3-deoxy-manno-octulosonate cytidylyltransferase encodes the protein MKIQIVIPARLASSRLPKKLLLRAGGKSVLQHTYDAAMRSQTAIHSDSSSPVIVAVDDDRLYDEVLSFGGHAVRTSVDCASGTDRVAEVATQQPQTDIFVNVQGDEPEIDPDAIDRVARALCDDADAEMATVVTPIRDRQRMQDPACVKAVFDDAMRAIYFSRAPIPFDRDGKFGTGHGDGPDAPVLGYQHLGLYAYRREFLGWFAGQACGVLESIERLEQLRAIQAGRRIAIGLVNAATPGIDTEEDFRLFADRVETAK
- a CDS encoding DUF1559 domain-containing protein, which gives rise to MIQTVQRQRRRLTGFTLVELLVVIAIIGILVSLLMPAVQAAREAARKTKCQNHLKQIGLGLHAYHNTHGCLPVGCFEWRSYGAPATNRQYAWSAMLLPFIEQQNLHDRIDFNVAFDHPDNASAAAEIVPTYVCPSALPRDAQRGPSDYGGLFGERLVDREPEDGVFLYDQRIRFRDIRDGLSQTLIIGEDVGGPHSEWINGLNVFVQAHGINDSTAWIGDNEIRSQHSGGAMVLYADGHVEFESESIDKQTLGKLITRSKSDVVSDRL
- a CDS encoding DUF4465 domain-containing protein; its protein translation is MISEFTIDGVTVKNYYNQDFDSWRGIAVSQRGLPAWSSGNDPMGGFIPLEYQNDNDTVTMTGNGAGGSSTWIVASGDGPDSSVAAGLFTSSLEASNGSFFQSIDVQITQTAAHVVQNGSGFTDPMGSSGGNEFLSVRFYDISTGTAGSFVEVDLATFTVGDTGPVLLNDWTTVDLSVLGEATAIGLDFVGSDSGSFGVNLPAYVAMDNVTVSAVPEPSMLAVLLGGSTLAATRLRRRRNALAGQSVSTDNQESEKVRA
- a CDS encoding DUF1289 domain-containing protein: MVASPCVRQCLLNGQGICTGCFRHSQEIGLWSAASNQQKQQIVAAAMRRRAEILIDR
- a CDS encoding DUF6580 family putative transport protein — protein: MKSSTPRDSQWLPELSSARSAVAVAAAMVAIGLVSRFLPHPPNFSPIGSLALFGGAMFASRRMAVLVPLAAMLISDMFLGFHVAMWATYGCFAASVMLGRWIRRQPGVMRIATAGLASSTLFFVMTNLAVWMKWYDPSLAGLVTCFTAAIPFFQNTLASDAIFTVAMFGSAALASRPVTQLRPLAQAV
- a CDS encoding Flp family type IVb pilin, whose protein sequence is MNLRKTIRCVGRFATDEEATTAVEYAVMLALIIAVCIASVSFLTIQTKESFDNSGEAIVGALGN